One Gordonia mangrovi genomic region harbors:
- a CDS encoding SDR family NAD(P)-dependent oxidoreductase produces the protein MPSLSAGLFDLMQRRTLLPAPVEQALTGPGRDVAGLTVVVTGASAGIGRAAARLLSERGAHVIAVARRKHELQTLSDETGAEHKVCDLSDESAITELVAYLVEREVDVLVNNAGHSIRRSIIDSTDRLHDYRRTMQLNYSAAVQLSLGLLPGMVDRGRGQVVNVCTWALMANTFPRFSAYGGSKSALAIFGRSLNAERPHPGVRATNVHFPLVRTEMIAPTAEYDDVDALTVDDAARWILRAVTHQPSEVAPAALRALLPAIDYFTPGTADRAIASLT, from the coding sequence GCAACGCCGGACGCTGCTACCCGCTCCGGTGGAGCAGGCGCTCACCGGGCCCGGCCGCGACGTCGCGGGGCTGACCGTGGTGGTGACGGGGGCGTCGGCCGGGATCGGGCGAGCTGCGGCGCGGTTGCTCTCCGAACGGGGCGCCCACGTCATCGCGGTGGCGCGGCGCAAGCACGAATTGCAGACCCTGTCCGATGAGACGGGAGCAGAGCATAAGGTCTGCGACCTGTCGGATGAGTCCGCGATCACCGAACTGGTGGCGTACCTCGTCGAGCGGGAGGTGGATGTCCTGGTCAACAACGCCGGCCACTCGATCCGCCGGTCGATCATCGACTCGACCGACCGTCTGCACGACTACCGGCGGACGATGCAACTCAACTATTCCGCAGCTGTACAGCTGAGTCTGGGGTTGTTGCCGGGCATGGTCGATCGAGGCCGCGGTCAGGTGGTGAACGTCTGTACCTGGGCGTTGATGGCCAACACCTTCCCCCGATTCTCCGCGTATGGAGGTTCCAAGAGCGCCCTCGCGATCTTCGGACGCAGTCTCAACGCGGAGCGGCCGCATCCGGGTGTGCGCGCCACCAACGTGCACTTCCCATTGGTACGGACCGAGATGATCGCTCCAACTGCCGAATACGACGATGTGGATGCTCTCACCGTCGACGACGCGGCGCGGTGGATTCTGCGTGCGGTGACCCACCAACCCAGCGAGGTCGCGCCCGCGGCGCTGCGGGCGCTCCTGCCGGCGATCGACTACTTCACGCCCGGCACCGCCGACCGGGCGATCGCGTCGCTCACGTGA